One genomic region from Arenicella chitinivorans encodes:
- the map gene encoding type I methionyl aminopeptidase produces the protein MTVSIKTPDEIQKMRVAGRLASEVLDMIEAHVKPGVTTEELNTLCHDYIVNEQQAIPAPLNYRGFPKSICTSVNHVICHGIPGAKKLKKGDIINIDVTVIKDGYHGDNSRMYYVGKPNVLAKRLCETAKEAMLIGIDMVKPGVRLGDIGHAIQTHTEAGNFSVVREYCGHGIGRVFHEEPQVLHYGRPDTGMALKEGMTFTIEPMINAGKKETRLLADNWTVVTRDHSLSAQWEHTILVTSDGYEILTLSDGAVLP, from the coding sequence ATGACTGTTTCTATAAAAACGCCCGACGAAATCCAAAAAATGCGCGTTGCTGGCCGCTTGGCGAGCGAGGTGCTTGATATGATCGAAGCGCACGTAAAACCAGGGGTAACGACAGAGGAGCTGAACACGCTCTGCCACGACTACATCGTGAATGAGCAGCAAGCGATTCCAGCGCCACTCAACTATCGAGGATTCCCAAAATCCATCTGCACTTCCGTCAACCATGTAATTTGTCATGGTATTCCTGGTGCCAAAAAACTCAAAAAAGGCGACATTATCAATATTGATGTCACCGTCATTAAAGATGGTTACCACGGCGACAACAGCCGCATGTACTACGTTGGTAAGCCCAACGTTCTTGCCAAGCGTCTGTGTGAAACAGCAAAGGAGGCCATGCTAATCGGCATTGACATGGTGAAACCCGGCGTGCGTCTTGGCGATATTGGCCACGCAATTCAAACGCATACTGAAGCCGGTAATTTTTCTGTGGTGCGCGAGTATTGCGGTCACGGCATCGGCCGTGTATTTCACGAAGAGCCACAAGTTTTACATTACGGACGCCCAGACACTGGCATGGCACTCAAGGAAGGTATGACGTTTACCATTGAGCCGATGATCAATGCAGGCAAAAAAGAAACGCGATTACTGGCGGATAACTGGACCGTCGTGACGCGCGATCATTCCTTGTCTGCACAATGGGAGCACACCATTCTGGTGACCAGTGATGGCTACGAGATTTTGACTTTATCCGACGGCGCGGTGCTGCCGTAA
- a CDS encoding esterase/lipase family protein → MSPLRRAKFRFWRLAEPRALFEWQSFYAFRPWLKRLPRGDGHPVIVFPGFGGGDLSTRPMRALLTSLGYESHGWGLGSNIWVDEHLEAEMVALVREVASNSGRKVSLIGWSLGGLFAREVAKACPDCVRSVISLGSPISGEPRHSGAHALFTLLNGAASSLDHARRASFKSPPPVPSTSIYSKTDGIVAWEGSIQTAHPQSENIEVPASHLGIGVNPLVMYVLADRLRQPEGQWRKFRATGIHKLWFSVPKQSVNSVPAHNARSASVSS, encoded by the coding sequence TTGAGTCCATTGCGTCGTGCAAAATTCCGTTTTTGGCGTCTGGCTGAGCCCAGAGCCTTGTTTGAGTGGCAAAGTTTTTACGCATTTCGCCCTTGGTTGAAACGCCTGCCGCGCGGTGATGGTCATCCAGTCATTGTTTTTCCTGGATTTGGTGGTGGTGATCTGTCTACTCGGCCGATGCGTGCCTTATTGACCAGCTTGGGTTACGAATCTCATGGGTGGGGATTGGGTTCCAATATATGGGTCGATGAACATTTAGAGGCTGAAATGGTGGCGCTGGTTCGTGAAGTGGCGTCGAACTCAGGACGCAAAGTGTCATTGATTGGCTGGAGCTTGGGTGGTTTATTTGCACGCGAAGTTGCTAAGGCATGCCCCGACTGCGTGCGCAGTGTTATTTCATTGGGTAGTCCGATCTCGGGTGAGCCGCGCCACTCTGGCGCGCACGCCTTGTTTACGTTACTCAATGGTGCGGCGTCCAGTCTAGATCATGCTCGTCGAGCGAGCTTCAAATCTCCGCCGCCTGTGCCGAGTACGTCGATCTATTCGAAAACTGACGGCATTGTGGCTTGGGAGGGATCAATCCAAACCGCACATCCACAATCGGAAAATATCGAAGTGCCAGCCAGTCATCTCGGTATTGGCGTTAACCCATTGGTTATGTACGTGTTAGCGGACAGGTTACGCCAACCAGAAGGGCAGTGGCGAAAGTTTCGGGCTACTGGAATCCATAAGCTGTGGTTCTCTGTGCCGAAGCAAAGCGTTAACTCAGTGCCGGCGCACAACGCCCGTTCGGCCAGCGTATCTAGCTGA
- a CDS encoding alpha/beta fold hydrolase yields MEKYLMANGLRLAYEEFGQPANPAIVLIMGLGTQMIAWPDALCNGLADRGFHVIRFDNRDIGLSQRIETKKDTNVLKLLLRKRVGLSIRVPYTLRDMAADTVGLLDQLEIDSAHWVGASMGGMIAQVLAAEYPERSLSLCSIMSTSGNPELPQASWRVARQLISQPGITNEQAFLKHALKTWAIIGSPDYPPTQEELTERILTAVRRAYSPKGFANQMAAILESGDRRGLLRKIDAPTLVIHGKADVLVPVEGGIDTATNIKHAKLELIEGMGHDLPKQLLPRFVDSIDQHIQTI; encoded by the coding sequence ATGGAAAAGTATTTAATGGCCAACGGCTTACGCTTGGCATATGAAGAATTCGGCCAACCCGCCAATCCTGCAATTGTGCTAATCATGGGACTTGGCACCCAGATGATTGCGTGGCCAGATGCCTTGTGCAATGGATTGGCTGATCGTGGCTTCCATGTTATCCGGTTTGACAATCGAGACATCGGCTTGTCACAACGTATTGAGACAAAGAAAGACACCAATGTCCTGAAGTTATTATTACGCAAGCGAGTTGGATTATCGATTCGTGTGCCGTACACACTGCGCGACATGGCGGCGGACACGGTCGGCCTGCTCGATCAACTTGAGATTGATTCGGCGCATTGGGTCGGTGCCTCTATGGGGGGAATGATTGCCCAAGTGCTGGCCGCCGAGTACCCAGAACGCAGCTTATCGCTATGTTCTATTATGTCCACCTCTGGCAATCCTGAACTACCGCAGGCGAGCTGGCGAGTCGCTAGACAACTTATCAGCCAGCCCGGCATTACCAACGAACAGGCGTTCTTGAAGCATGCACTGAAAACCTGGGCCATCATCGGCAGTCCAGATTATCCGCCGACGCAAGAAGAACTCACTGAACGCATACTGACGGCGGTCCGACGCGCCTATTCACCCAAAGGATTCGCGAACCAAATGGCAGCGATCTTGGAATCCGGTGACCGGCGGGGTCTGTTGCGTAAGATTGACGCGCCAACACTGGTCATCCACGGTAAAGCCGATGTCCTGGTGCCGGTCGAGGGCGGGATCGATACCGCGACGAATATCAAACACGCCAAACTGGAACTAATCGAGGGTATGGGGCACGATCTCCCTAAGCAATTACTGCCGAGATTTGTCGACTCGATCGATCAACATATCCAAACCATCTGA
- a CDS encoding WS/DGAT/MGAT family O-acyltransferase, protein MQQLSGLDASFLYLETPNSPMHIGGLTIYDPSTAKDGKVGFKQILANVAQRAHMVATFNNVLLEVPLKLDHPYWRSAGQFDPEFHIRHIALPKPGDWRQLCIQVARLHARPLDRARPLWEMYVIEGLDNLEGYPSGCFALVTKMHHAAIDGASGIEIAATIHDLSPDYNVDQQIEPVTTDRKPTAMELIWRSQINSLRTPRRVFEVAKNSVPGLAKMATGLARGRLKRITDIPRTRFNTNVSPHRVVEAAEFDLDAIKAIKNAVPGVTVNDVAIAICGGALRRYLADKQELPERSLVAMAPINVRTHDKRGTAGNQVSQMTVEVGSQIDDPLARLDFVHKSTRAAKQLTNAVGAKTMTDYAQFIPSTLSAAAARLYSQLGMANRVKPAYNCVITNVPGPQIPLYFTGAKMLSSFALGPPIDGMGLFHGLGSYCGKFNITISACREMMPDPAFYARCLNDAFAELHQATSADGVREAQSTTKQVRSEKNQTKVMTKRKKKSGNKNRSTTSKPASK, encoded by the coding sequence GTGCAACAGCTAAGCGGTTTAGATGCGTCGTTTTTATACCTAGAAACCCCAAACTCGCCAATGCACATCGGCGGGCTAACGATTTACGATCCGAGCACAGCAAAGGATGGCAAAGTTGGCTTTAAGCAGATTCTCGCCAACGTAGCGCAGCGCGCCCATATGGTTGCTACTTTCAACAACGTGTTACTCGAAGTCCCACTCAAACTCGACCACCCGTATTGGCGCTCAGCCGGTCAATTTGATCCCGAGTTTCATATTCGACACATCGCGCTGCCCAAGCCTGGCGATTGGCGACAATTATGTATTCAAGTTGCGCGCCTACATGCACGCCCATTAGATCGAGCGCGACCCTTGTGGGAAATGTATGTAATCGAAGGACTGGACAATCTTGAAGGCTATCCATCCGGCTGCTTCGCTTTGGTGACAAAGATGCATCATGCCGCAATTGATGGTGCGTCTGGCATTGAAATTGCCGCGACCATCCATGATTTGAGCCCGGACTACAACGTAGATCAACAGATTGAGCCAGTGACTACCGACCGCAAACCAACTGCCATGGAACTCATCTGGCGCTCACAAATCAATTCGTTGAGGACCCCTCGTCGAGTATTCGAGGTCGCCAAAAACTCCGTACCCGGTTTAGCAAAGATGGCCACCGGATTAGCCCGCGGGCGACTAAAACGCATTACAGATATTCCGCGCACACGATTTAACACCAATGTATCACCACACCGCGTGGTCGAAGCCGCCGAGTTCGACCTTGACGCAATCAAAGCCATTAAGAACGCCGTGCCCGGCGTGACCGTCAACGACGTGGCAATTGCAATCTGCGGTGGTGCATTACGACGATACCTCGCCGATAAACAGGAATTACCGGAACGCTCTTTGGTTGCAATGGCACCAATCAACGTGCGCACACATGACAAACGCGGAACAGCCGGAAACCAAGTCTCTCAGATGACCGTAGAAGTAGGCAGCCAGATTGATGACCCGCTCGCGCGTCTAGATTTCGTGCATAAAAGCACACGCGCGGCAAAACAATTGACGAATGCGGTTGGCGCAAAAACCATGACCGATTACGCTCAATTCATCCCCTCCACACTGTCTGCAGCGGCAGCTCGGCTTTACAGCCAGCTCGGCATGGCCAATCGAGTTAAGCCAGCATACAACTGTGTGATTACCAACGTTCCAGGACCTCAAATTCCGCTGTATTTTACCGGCGCAAAAATGTTAAGCTCGTTCGCGCTTGGACCACCCATTGATGGCATGGGTTTATTTCACGGGCTGGGAAGTTACTGCGGCAAATTCAACATCACCATTAGTGCGTGTCGTGAGATGATGCCGGACCCGGCATTTTACGCTCGCTGCCTCAATGACGCATTTGCCGAATTACATCAAGCAACATCTGCAGATGGGGTCCGCGAAGCACAGTCCACCACCAAACAAGTACGCTCAGAAAAGAACCAAACCAAGGTCATGACCAAACGCAAGAAGAAAAGCGGCAATAAAAATAGGTCAACAACCAGCAAACCTGCTTCTAAATAA
- the tsf gene encoding translation elongation factor Ts — MAITAALVKELRERTGAGMMECKKMLTETNGDIDAAIEELRKRGAAQADKKAGRVAAEGTIVTLVEGNKAVAVEVNSETDFSAKDTFFVEFANQVAQTVMAAQPADLEALMNAEIEAGKTVESARQSLIQKIGENITVRRFELVEAGDGEVVGAYQHGTKISVLTRLASGSEELAKDIAMHVAASSPVCISADQVPTELLEKEREIFAAQAAESGKPAEIMEKMVEGRIRKYLNEVTLLGQSFVKDPDQTVEKLLKSAGASVVQFVRYEVGEGIEKKEDDFVGEVMAQAGKA; from the coding sequence ATGGCAATTACTGCCGCATTAGTTAAAGAGCTGCGCGAGCGTACTGGCGCGGGCATGATGGAATGCAAGAAAATGTTGACCGAAACCAACGGTGACATTGATGCAGCGATTGAAGAACTGCGTAAGCGTGGTGCTGCTCAGGCTGACAAAAAAGCCGGTCGTGTTGCTGCCGAAGGGACTATCGTGACCTTGGTAGAAGGTAACAAGGCTGTCGCCGTGGAAGTGAATTCAGAAACTGATTTCTCTGCCAAAGATACGTTTTTTGTTGAGTTCGCCAATCAGGTTGCTCAAACCGTTATGGCCGCGCAACCTGCCGACCTAGAAGCGTTGATGAACGCTGAAATTGAAGCGGGCAAAACAGTGGAATCGGCTCGGCAATCATTGATTCAAAAAATTGGTGAGAACATCACTGTACGTCGTTTTGAGCTGGTGGAAGCTGGTGATGGCGAAGTGGTAGGTGCATATCAGCACGGGACAAAAATTTCAGTGTTGACGCGCCTTGCGAGCGGCAGTGAAGAGCTTGCTAAAGACATTGCCATGCATGTCGCCGCGAGTAGCCCAGTGTGTATATCTGCCGATCAAGTACCGACTGAGCTGCTGGAAAAGGAGCGTGAGATTTTCGCGGCGCAGGCAGCTGAAAGCGGTAAACCTGCTGAAATCATGGAAAAAATGGTTGAAGGTCGGATTCGTAAGTACTTGAATGAAGTCACCTTGCTCGGCCAGTCTTTTGTTAAAGACCCTGACCAAACTGTTGAGAAGTTGTTAAAATCAGCAGGCGCAAGCGTGGTGCAATTTGTGCGCTATGAAGTCGGTGAAGGTATCGAGAAGAAAGAAGATGACTTTGTTGGCGAGGTGATGGCTCAAGCTGGTAAAGCTTAA
- the pyrH gene encoding UMP kinase translates to MSTKTPNSGFRRILLKLSGEALAGSAEDKKFGIDAKTLDGVCKEIAGVIESGTQVAVVIGGGNFFRGISASESGIERATADYIGMLATVMNALAVQQGLKQVGIEARVQSAIPISPVSEPYVRLRALKHLNLGRVVIFAAGTGNPYFTTDTAASLRAAEINADILVKATKVDGVYDSDPATNPDATRYEQVTYDEVLQKRLGVMDATAIALCRDNNMPMRVLSISEEGALRRMATGGSVGTLITSA, encoded by the coding sequence ATGTCGACTAAAACCCCTAACTCCGGCTTTCGACGTATCTTGCTCAAGTTGAGTGGTGAAGCACTGGCCGGAAGCGCTGAAGACAAAAAATTTGGCATTGATGCCAAGACGCTCGATGGCGTGTGCAAGGAAATCGCTGGTGTGATTGAGTCCGGTACACAGGTCGCCGTCGTGATTGGTGGCGGTAACTTTTTTCGCGGTATCTCGGCATCCGAGTCGGGTATCGAGCGAGCTACAGCCGATTATATCGGCATGCTGGCCACCGTCATGAATGCACTGGCCGTGCAACAAGGATTAAAACAAGTTGGTATCGAAGCTCGGGTGCAATCTGCTATCCCGATCTCCCCAGTATCTGAACCTTACGTTCGTTTGCGCGCGCTTAAGCATCTGAATTTAGGCCGCGTGGTTATCTTCGCCGCCGGTACCGGCAACCCTTATTTTACGACGGATACTGCGGCCAGCCTGCGTGCTGCCGAGATCAATGCAGATATTCTGGTTAAGGCGACTAAAGTGGACGGTGTGTATGACTCCGATCCGGCCACAAATCCTGACGCCACGCGTTATGAGCAGGTTACTTACGATGAAGTGTTGCAAAAGCGTTTAGGGGTTATGGACGCGACAGCCATTGCCTTGTGTCGAGACAACAATATGCCAATGCGTGTACTGTCAATCAGCGAAGAGGGCGCATTGCGTCGTATGGCTACCGGTGGTTCGGTTGGCACGTTGATAACCAGTGCCTGA
- the frr gene encoding ribosome recycling factor translates to MIEDILKDAEQRMKKSIEAMRGEMAKIRTGRASSALIDHLTVDYYGTATPINQVANVSVQDARTLAVQPWEKNMVPVVERAIMEANLGFNPVTAGDIIRIPMPPLTEERRKEMVKVAAAEGENGKVAIRNIRRDANSDFKSLLKDKEISEDEEKQAEDSVQKLTDKYVAEVDEVVKEKEAEILTV, encoded by the coding sequence ATGATTGAAGATATTCTAAAAGACGCTGAACAGCGCATGAAAAAAAGTATTGAAGCTATGCGTGGCGAAATGGCGAAGATTCGGACTGGGCGTGCCAGTTCGGCACTAATCGACCATTTGACCGTAGACTATTATGGTACGGCGACGCCGATCAACCAGGTGGCGAATGTGTCCGTGCAAGATGCGCGCACCTTAGCAGTACAGCCTTGGGAGAAGAACATGGTTCCCGTCGTTGAGCGTGCGATTATGGAGGCGAACCTCGGATTCAACCCGGTTACAGCGGGCGATATTATTCGTATTCCAATGCCGCCGTTGACGGAAGAGCGCCGCAAGGAAATGGTCAAGGTCGCAGCCGCGGAAGGCGAGAATGGTAAAGTTGCAATTCGGAATATTCGTCGTGACGCGAACAGTGATTTCAAGTCGCTTTTGAAGGATAAGGAGATCAGCGAAGATGAAGAGAAACAAGCTGAAGACAGCGTGCAAAAGCTAACTGATAAATACGTTGCTGAAGTCGACGAAGTCGTCAAAGAGAAGGAAGCCGAAATTCTGACGGTGTGA
- the uppS gene encoding polyprenyl diphosphate synthase, translated as MYRSSAPRRIPDINPKPNHVAVIMDGNGRWANAQGLSRVAGHKRGVDSVKSLIKSCIQHDIGYLSIFAFSSENWRRPQSEVDALMDLLGNALETQTKKLNENGVRLKLLGDLTRFSPRIQQLAAQAQAETAHNTKLVFAVAINYGGRWDIAQASRRLAEKVERGEMAAAHVTEDAIASELVTADMPDPDLFIRTSGEYRISNFLLWQAAYAEFYFTDVLWPDFDEHEFTEALLKYTRRDRRFGGAVDKVQGDGVAPAENDNTDPARGEAA; from the coding sequence TTGTATCGCTCATCTGCTCCAAGGCGGATTCCAGATATCAACCCTAAGCCGAACCATGTTGCCGTCATCATGGACGGCAACGGTCGTTGGGCCAATGCGCAGGGTTTGTCTCGTGTCGCTGGCCACAAACGTGGTGTTGATTCGGTCAAATCCTTGATCAAGAGCTGCATTCAACACGATATCGGCTATCTTTCTATCTTTGCGTTTAGTAGCGAAAACTGGCGCCGCCCACAGTCCGAAGTCGATGCCTTGATGGACCTGCTTGGTAACGCGTTAGAGACTCAAACCAAGAAGCTTAATGAAAATGGTGTGCGTCTAAAATTGCTGGGTGACCTGACACGTTTCAGTCCTCGAATTCAGCAGTTAGCCGCGCAGGCTCAAGCAGAGACTGCGCATAACACCAAGTTGGTGTTCGCAGTGGCGATTAATTATGGTGGACGTTGGGACATCGCACAAGCGAGTCGTCGTTTAGCCGAAAAAGTAGAACGCGGTGAGATGGCCGCGGCACACGTCACCGAAGATGCGATCGCCAGTGAGCTCGTGACAGCGGACATGCCTGACCCCGATTTGTTTATTCGCACCTCAGGCGAGTATCGCATTAGCAATTTCTTGTTATGGCAGGCTGCGTACGCCGAGTTTTATTTTACCGACGTGTTGTGGCCGGACTTTGATGAGCACGAGTTCACCGAAGCTTTACTAAAATATACGCGGCGTGATCGTCGTTTCGGCGGGGCTGTGGATAAAGTTCAAGGTGATGGTGTCGCGCCCGCCGAAAATGACAATACCGATCCGGCGCGCGGAGAAGCAGCCTAG
- a CDS encoding phosphatidate cytidylyltransferase, giving the protein MLKQRVITALVLAAIVLCALFIPNPLLWRALITLVVLLAFYEWLRFCQIEALPIKALAYGVFGAAVYFTQSGWLALDWVIPVVCVLWLVLLVFTMTDALNILHIKWLKLLIGIVVLSSASFIVIEIKNLAHGHLWIVCFLCAVVAADIGAYFAGRRFGRVKLAPSISPGKTVEGFFGGLVLVSVIYIPVLFYFFSADAASMLLLTVLVTAVVSVGGDLFESKLKRHVGLKDSSQILPGHGGILDRIDSILAGVNFFALGLLVLGYLS; this is encoded by the coding sequence ATGTTGAAACAACGAGTTATAACGGCATTGGTGCTGGCCGCCATAGTTCTGTGTGCCTTATTTATTCCCAATCCATTGCTCTGGCGTGCGCTGATTACCCTTGTGGTGTTGCTGGCATTTTACGAGTGGCTGCGGTTTTGTCAAATCGAAGCCTTACCGATTAAAGCGTTAGCCTATGGTGTGTTCGGTGCGGCTGTGTACTTTACCCAAAGTGGCTGGTTGGCGCTCGACTGGGTGATTCCGGTGGTGTGTGTTCTGTGGTTAGTGCTGCTGGTTTTCACGATGACCGACGCTCTCAACATACTGCATATCAAGTGGCTTAAGCTACTGATAGGTATCGTGGTTTTATCGTCCGCTAGCTTTATCGTGATTGAGATTAAAAACCTAGCTCACGGGCACTTGTGGATTGTCTGTTTTCTTTGTGCGGTGGTGGCCGCTGATATTGGCGCTTATTTTGCCGGGCGACGTTTTGGTCGCGTAAAGCTTGCGCCTTCGATCAGTCCGGGTAAAACTGTGGAAGGGTTTTTCGGCGGTTTGGTCTTAGTCTCGGTTATCTACATTCCTGTTTTATTCTATTTCTTCAGTGCTGACGCCGCCAGCATGCTATTGCTGACCGTCTTGGTCACGGCGGTGGTGTCGGTTGGTGGCGATTTGTTTGAAAGCAAGCTAAAGCGCCACGTAGGCTTGAAAGACAGCAGCCAGATACTCCCGGGTCACGGAGGTATTCTGGATCGGATCGACAGTATTTTGGCTGGGGTCAATTTCTTTGCGCTCGGTTTGCTGGTGCTCGGTTATCTGAGCTAG
- the ispC gene encoding 1-deoxy-D-xylulose-5-phosphate reductoisomerase — MTDTKQSLVILGSTGSVGQSTLKVIQLHPEKYDVVGLTANTNVNDMLAQCRQFKPQTVVMTEAQSAAELSLLLAQHGMSDITVESGADALTKLAAESAVSTVMSAIVGAAGLEPTLAAVRAGKRVLIANKEPLVMTGDLFMREAEASGAVILPIDSEHNAIFQCLPEDQSQRAVRKIHLTASGGPFRGRPWSDLQNITPDQACAHPNWSMGRKISVDSATMMNKGLELIEAAALFQISARKVEILIHPQSIIHSMVEYVDGSFLAQLGAPDMCIPIAHALAWPDRIRSGAETLDLAAIAQLDFHTPDMTNLPCLRLAREAADAGQSAPAILNAANEVAVDAFLQKKIRFTDIASVVADTLTAMPVTPVNSLENVLNIDNEARRVACASLESRLI; from the coding sequence ATGACAGATACAAAGCAATCGCTGGTGATTCTTGGCTCCACAGGTTCAGTCGGCCAAAGCACGCTTAAAGTCATACAACTGCATCCTGAAAAATACGATGTTGTTGGTTTAACCGCGAATACCAACGTGAACGACATGTTGGCGCAATGTCGTCAATTTAAGCCACAAACGGTCGTCATGACAGAGGCGCAGAGTGCGGCGGAATTATCGTTATTGCTGGCGCAACACGGCATGTCCGACATTACGGTTGAAAGTGGCGCAGACGCGTTAACTAAATTGGCGGCTGAGAGTGCGGTAAGCACGGTCATGTCTGCGATTGTTGGTGCGGCCGGTTTAGAGCCAACGCTGGCTGCGGTACGCGCTGGAAAGCGAGTTTTGATTGCCAATAAAGAGCCATTAGTGATGACCGGTGACCTGTTCATGCGCGAGGCGGAGGCTTCTGGCGCGGTCATACTGCCGATTGACAGTGAACACAATGCTATTTTTCAGTGCTTGCCCGAAGATCAATCGCAACGCGCGGTCAGAAAGATTCACCTAACCGCCTCGGGTGGACCATTTCGTGGTCGTCCATGGTCGGATCTACAAAACATCACGCCAGATCAGGCCTGTGCACATCCGAATTGGAGCATGGGTCGTAAGATATCAGTCGACTCGGCCACGATGATGAACAAGGGCTTGGAGCTCATAGAAGCTGCGGCGCTATTTCAGATTTCAGCGCGTAAAGTGGAGATCCTAATTCATCCGCAGAGCATCATTCATTCCATGGTCGAGTACGTTGATGGCTCATTTCTAGCGCAACTCGGTGCCCCGGATATGTGTATCCCAATTGCCCATGCACTGGCCTGGCCGGACCGCATTCGTTCGGGTGCAGAAACTTTGGACTTGGCTGCAATCGCGCAGTTGGATTTTCATACGCCGGACATGACCAACTTGCCTTGTCTGCGTCTGGCACGCGAGGCAGCGGATGCCGGGCAAAGCGCACCGGCGATCCTAAATGCGGCGAATGAGGTTGCTGTGGATGCCTTTTTGCAGAAAAAAATACGGTTTACTGACATTGCCAGCGTGGTTGCAGATACGCTGACCGCCATGCCAGTAACGCCAGTGAATAGTTTGGAAAACGTATTAAACATTGATAATGAAGCACGGCGCGTCGCATGTGCAAGTCTAGAATCCAGATTGATTTAG
- the rseP gene encoding RIP metalloprotease RseP yields MGFFYSVIGFLLAIGILVTVHEYGHYWMARRLGVKVLRFSVGFGKPLWKRIAGPDQTEYVLAAIPLGGYVKMLGENDPDAPIADDERHRAFDNQAVWKRALIVAAGPGINFLFAITLFMVLGMQDAQRLVPVLGEVSQTSPLGQAGVESGARLLSIDGKPYRHYTEHDVYIFNKLLTREPINLTVQNASGVRDISMPTQDIPIYKISPATLMHQLGFTPIGAPATTEVGAVSAGYPAYDKGLLPGDKFVSINGEPVTDWSDLVRIVQPSFGRPLSLVMERNGKQFDVTLTPKTQENQGQKTGVIGVSAKPVPRPESQFVTISHSPVEAVVAGAEQTWLMSMTMVRMLGKMVTLQVSHKNVNGPIMIADVAGQVIQIGWESYVSFLALISISLGVMNLLPVPMLDGGHLLRFAVEVVAGRRISEKVYLAIQPLGLLMLAGLMSLAFYNDISAIFN; encoded by the coding sequence ATGGGTTTTTTCTACAGCGTAATCGGTTTTTTATTGGCCATTGGGATTTTGGTCACAGTGCACGAGTACGGGCACTATTGGATGGCGCGCAGGCTTGGCGTCAAAGTGCTGCGCTTCTCTGTTGGATTTGGTAAACCTTTGTGGAAGCGCATTGCCGGTCCTGATCAAACTGAGTACGTGCTAGCCGCGATTCCGCTTGGCGGCTACGTTAAAATGTTGGGCGAGAACGACCCGGATGCGCCCATTGCTGACGATGAGCGTCACCGCGCATTTGATAATCAGGCGGTGTGGAAACGTGCGTTGATTGTCGCGGCTGGCCCGGGAATCAATTTTCTTTTTGCCATAACTTTATTTATGGTGCTTGGAATGCAGGATGCCCAGCGCCTGGTGCCAGTGCTGGGTGAGGTGAGTCAAACCTCACCGCTAGGTCAGGCTGGTGTGGAATCCGGTGCACGACTCCTGAGTATTGACGGTAAGCCATACCGCCATTACACCGAGCATGATGTCTATATCTTCAATAAGTTGTTGACGCGTGAACCGATCAATCTGACCGTTCAGAATGCGTCCGGTGTGCGTGATATTTCGATGCCGACTCAGGACATACCGATCTACAAAATCAGTCCGGCCACTCTGATGCACCAGTTGGGCTTTACGCCGATTGGTGCGCCTGCAACAACCGAAGTCGGCGCGGTGTCGGCGGGCTATCCAGCATATGACAAAGGTTTGTTGCCCGGCGATAAGTTCGTGTCGATCAATGGCGAACCGGTGACGGATTGGTCAGACTTAGTGCGTATTGTACAGCCGAGCTTCGGGCGACCTCTTAGCCTGGTTATGGAGCGTAATGGCAAGCAGTTTGACGTGACGCTTACGCCTAAAACACAGGAAAATCAAGGTCAGAAAACCGGTGTGATTGGCGTCAGTGCTAAGCCGGTGCCGCGGCCAGAGTCACAGTTTGTGACGATTTCGCACTCACCGGTCGAAGCGGTTGTCGCCGGTGCTGAGCAGACTTGGCTGATGTCCATGACCATGGTTCGCATGTTAGGCAAAATGGTGACCCTGCAGGTCTCGCACAAGAATGTGAATGGGCCAATTATGATTGCCGATGTGGCTGGTCAGGTAATACAGATTGGTTGGGAATCGTATGTCTCGTTTCTGGCTCTGATCAGTATTAGTCTCGGGGTCATGAACCTATTGCCAGTGCCGATGCTAGATGGTGGGCATTTGTTGCGTTTCGCGGTTGAAGTGGTGGCGGGTCGACGAATATCGGAGAAAGTTTACCTGGCGATTCAGCCTTTGGGCTTATTGATGCTTGCGGGCTTAATGAGTCTGGCTTTTTATAATGATATTTCGGCGATATTCAATTAG